The genomic region CGAGGAAAGCGCCAAAAGATCCAAGACTGAGTAGCTGAAGCGGGCCCGCTAACTTGACGACATGTCTGttcgccactcggcacatgcaaCGGTACAACCAAGCCAGTGCTGCAGAACCCCAACTGTAGGTACCCAGCTCCTCCAGCCTCGCTACGTAcggaagccatctgatgtgaatcCGATTCCCGGACTTGTCCGCAAACAGCTgcgtgcccaacaacatcatgatgtacgcacgggcATATCGGTGCACAGTCTCCTCATCTGCATCCTCCGGGCACTCGCCAAAAGTCTTCTGAAACCAGCTGCAGTTCACGGCGTACTTCTGAACCTGACTAGGAGGAGGTATAACTCCGAGCAACTCCTGGAACCAGACCCAGGCTGGACGGCCACCCTCGATGTATATATGGAACTCTGACAGGCATCCGCTCACGTAACGGCCGTCCACTGGCAAACCcagctggtatgccacgtcctggagtgtgatagtgcactctccgaacggcatatgaaacgtgtgcgtctcggGACGCCATCGCTCCACGAATGCACTGACAAGGGCCTCGTCTAGCCGGAACCATCGGTCGTTCAACCTTGCAAGATGGTATAGACctgccatctgcaagtacggaacgtatcTATCATCAagtcgcatgccctgctgccgccgcatgctcctaATGCATCGCTGGAGCTGCGAGTAGTAATGAACCGCATAGTTAAAACCAGCTTAAAAACCAACCACAACTGTAAGCAACGCGATAAATCATCAACAAACCATTCTGCTAAATAAAACCGCATAACATTACATGAAAGATAAGCAACTGGAAAACAAACCCATATACCGCACAACTAAGCCGTTAACATAAACCGGCTAAACGAGATCCACTAACAAGAAAAACCTTAACTAAACCGGTTTACATAAAATATCTAGCGTAAAACAACTACAATCAAACAAGTCAAACAAATCACCAACATAAAACCACTAATGAAAACCACGTACTCTAAACCACTCACATAAACCGCTTGCATAAACCACTCACAAAAACCGGTAACATAAACCAcaaacataaaccactaacagaaaccactaacttaaaccactaacataaaccactacccTAAACCACCAACCTaaatcactaacataaaccactaacttaaaccgctaacttaaaccactaacataaaccaccaacataatcCCCTCACATAAACCAcctacataaaccactaacatatacCACCATATAAcccacatgcaaaaccactaagtcACAAATACTGCTAGAATCAAAAATATTTccgtactaacctcgtcgttgatgaccccggctatatgagcgactccgtccaagcgatataaccgtgccggatcgtcccccatcagcagaGTAGTCCGTTCAGGTCTTCCTTGaagagaatctgggtcgttttctctgagatttggtggGGTAGGGGGAAGGAATAATAGTTCGAATGAgggtgattcgaactccttatatagccgaatCACCCCTAATTCGAACCAGCATGGTTCGATTTATGAAGGAGCACGCCAagggtaattcgaaccagcctggttcgaattacatacgTCGCACAATTGGCTATAGTTCGAACTAGGTCAGTTCGAATTACATGGGTTAGTAGTTCGAACCACATTTGTTCGAAACCacattggttcgaattacattcaAAGATCCTCTCCAAGTAGTTCGAAccaccctgattcgaattactaacGTTTGTAGTTCGAActaccctggttcgaattacataaaaatagcttctggcttattgctgaaacgattttcAGTTTGGCGTATTTACGTTACACTATTTTTGGCTTGGCTTAATGGGGTTTTTTAtcctaaaataaaaaagaaattataaGGAAATATAAATAAATGTAGCCAGAAACTAATGTCTCTCATAGTTTTGAAAGGCAGGAGCTAGGATAGACCTGTGCAACAAAGAAGCCACCTACGGCAATATGAAAAAAGAGACTAATATTAGTGtttgaaagaagagaagagagactAACTCCTGGTCATTGTCATCTAACAATGTGATTGTCATTTGTAAAACAAGAAATTTAGGTTGATAACGTGATTCACaatgataaataaatttttaaaaatttattgttcAGATAGACTAATCTTTAAAAATAATAGTACTAATAAAATTTTTAGGATAATACGtggatatattatttttaaattattttttataattaaaataaaaatcttaattttaatttatccACATTTATCATCGTAAAGAACGTTATTGATATTTTTGTAGAAATTAATCGTTTGTGTTATTTTTATTCATTCAATTTACTATTGTCTTGTTCTATaggataattataaaaaattctcATCCAACTTGTTTACCTCCTCCACAATCACTTGGATAGCTCTTCTTGTTTCAAAATAACTTGTTCTATGATCTTCAGTTCTCCTAATCtattcaaaatatttaaaaaatcataaatttaaAGAATAAACCTTTTAAGTAGAAGCATAATCAAATGTTCTTTTTAATTGGATTTGTTATATGTAGTATGTACACCTCTATTTATTATATCCAAAAATTGCATCTTCTAAAATTGTGATAACTTTATGTGTAAAAGATACGNNNNNNNNNNNNNNNNNNNNNNNNNNNNNNNNNNNNNNNNNNNNNNNNNNNNNNNNNNNNNNNNNNNNNNNNNNNNNNNNNNNNNNNNNNNNNNNNNNNNNNNNNNNNNNNNNNNNNNNNNNNNNNNNNNNNNNNNNNNNNNNNNNNNNNNNNNNNNNNNNNNNNNNNNNNNNNNNNNNNNNNNNNNNNTAAATACGTACTCAAAAAAAATGTAGTTAACTTTTATAAGATAATCAAATTTTGATTTCTcatattttaactttttttttaatgttttcattttttaatttaaattgataaaGTTAGTCTTTTAAAATGTCAATTATTTTAGTACATAACTAATTGATTAGtcgtttaaataattaattagatgTACATTGGTTTTGGCATTAAATTAATCTACAGAATATGTAGAAATAATATTTAGCCCATTAAAAAGATTTGGGAGATTCTATGGTGCTGAAACTCAATTTTATTTTCACCTAATGAAGTAATATATCTTCCTTTAATGGCTACGTGTGTTCCATAGAAGTGACGGTCTCATTGCAGTTGTCACAGTTGATTCCAATACAATTAGAATCGAGACCCACAAATCATATTATTTGTCCCTCAAATTACTTAGCTATAAACTTAAAACGAATCATAAACACATGTTAAATTGTTAACgattcatttaaaaaaatatattttataatgctttatattattttaaaattttttttgtggaCCTGGTCTTGGATTCTAACGGAGGCTTTTGGCACGATTAGAATTAGGAGTGGGTGTGCACAGTAAATTTATTAGTTTGAGTTTgagcaataaataaataaattaattaaaaatagacCTTTCTtactaaaataagaaaaaagaaacttAAGAATGTGTGAATCTTTTCTCGAGTGCAAgaccaaataataaaaaaaaaatcaattttctagTGTCTATTATTTGATATTGAATtttcttttataatatttaaaatttatttatttctatattttaaattaaatattaactatttaaacttttttattaattaaatatcaaattttaaaattctatatCAAAcaccataaaaaaattttttctcatgttttgttattattaataaattatgaaCAATCTTAAACTCCACAGATCACAATACACTAAAGGTCACTATTAGAAACATCACTTATTAGGTATTCAAGTGTAAGTATCTATTAATATAGAGATGTATATAGTAGTTTTTTAAGGAAGGCAACATTTTTGTTTAAGTATTATGAGTTTATGACATGATCGAAAAAATTTCTTAgtcataaatttttttctttggattttttttactggccataaacttttttttttttctattagtaATAGAGgtctattatttatttattgttcaaATTCTAGCTAAATTGATTAACAATTTTACTGTACACAATCCATtcctaaattgcatgaaagtttCATTATAATCCAAAGTCAGGTCCATAAAGagataaactaaaataatataaagcATTATCAAATACATTTCATTTAACGAATCATTAATGTGTTTATGGCTAATTTTAAGTTTACCGCTAAATACATCGAAGGATAAATACTCGGTCCCGCTTATGCTTGTACTGGGATGAAGTGTGATCATTTTATTGGAATAGGTATTTTTATAGAACACGCGTAACACAAAGAGAATGACACCTTATTTCAGTAGGTGAggataaattttaatttcatcACCTTCCCAAAAAATTTATATGTATATGATATATAGTATACAATTATACATTATTCACTCATATACAAAAGACCTTTATAGATCATATATATGTTGTCTCACGTGTATTTAATAAATTAAGAGCTTCGCGAAAATAAACCTCTATTCTCGATCATTCAAATATTacaataaattaatatttgttCAAATGCTAAAATCATGAATATAATTAGGCATTAATGATGACGTATATAAAAATAATCATAAACATAATATTCACCAAGTATTTAAAGATAACCCTGTAAACTGTAGTGCATCACCAACAACCAATTGCGACGGAATTCTCTGTGAAGTACTCTTCTTAAATCTCTATAGTAAATAGCTTTTTATTAAATTTCTATAGTGAATAACTTCTTATTATTAGAAGAATTTCCATTAACACATagcacaacaaaaaaaaaacaaaaatctctCTTANNNNNNNNNNNNNNNNNNNNNNNNNNNNNNNNNNNNNNNNNNNNNNNNNNNNNNNNNNNNNNNNNNNNNNNNNNNNNNNNNNCTCTTAATATATTAtagtattataattattaaaatatattaaaatcaattagtattgattataatttttttaatattgatcCTGCTTTATTATTTGccttataaatatatatatatggtaaaAGCACAACAGAAAACAAAGAATACAACTAAATCCATCTAAAAGGTGTATACAAATAGATTAAAATTACAACAACAAAATCTGAAATTTAAGACGGATGATGAATGGATTAGTTCCAGTCTTCATCACTGAGTTGATCATCAGTGTCATCCTTGGGAGGTCTAACAACCAATACAACCATTCCCAAACTTTCCTTGACGCCATTCTCCTTCAATGCTGAACCCCTCTGAACCATTAAACCATCATGACCATCAACCTTAGCCAAATAGAACCCATCATCCGCAACTACCTCCGTATTCTCTCTATCAGCCACCACCAAAATAGGCTCCTCCTTGTAATACCTATTCACCTTCCATGGCAAAATCCTCGCATCCACAAATGAAACCACAACTCCTCCTCTCCCCATCGTAGCCACCGGTTCCCACCGGGGCAAAACCACCCAGCTCCCCCACGCTTTCTCTGCCCTCACGATCCTGAACTCACCCTCGCTCCTGCACTCAAACGGTGCCTCCATAACCTCCTTTTCTCCCTTTTCCGCCTTGCATACCGGCAACACAATAACCGAGGTAGCCTCCGCCACCTCACCGTACTTCAACCTCACCACCGGCACAAGAACACCTCTTCCGACCTCGTTCCCCTTCTCTTCATCCGTGTCTCCTTCCCCCTTCAACTCCTCCAGAACCGTGTTCTTCGCCTTCTCTGTGACGGCAACCTTCAGCGCCTGTTCCAACGCAGAAGTTCTCTGATCAGAAGGGTTCTTGTGCTCCCTGCTTTGCCGGTAATACATGAAAGAGAGACAATCTCCGGGGAGAGTGTAATCGAAGCTCTCCCAACCCTTCTCCCCTCTCCTGCCAGGGAAATCTTTCATAGCGCGCGCCAAATTCTGAGCTCCCTTTCCATCGAACTTATTATCCACTATGTAACGGGCGGCGGCAGAGCGCTGGGAAGCACTCAGGAGGCGAATCTCGTAGAGAATCTCAGCGCCGCTGGTATCGAAGGCGGAGAGGACGTCAGGGTCAGTATTTGACTGTTGGAGTGACTCCCGGACTTGAGCAGCGACGACGAGGCGATTCTGCTCGACGCCGGATATGCCGGTGAGCTCTTCAATAGAGGGAGGGGTGAAGCCATCTTGGATGAGGGAGGAGATAAGGGGAGCGTACTCATGCCATGTGCCGAGTCGGTTGGCGAGAACTTCTATGCGGCCGGCGGTGTCGAGGGTGGCAAACTGCGAGGGGAGCGGTGAAGGCGGTGGTCGAAAGGGCTGGTAGAGTTGTTGCTGCTGTGGGGGTTTGGATCTGGGAATATACGGCGATGGGTTTAGAGAGGCCGAAACTGAAAATGAATGTTGTTTGTTGTGTTTGAAGGAGTGGTTGCGATTGGGGCCGTGGTTGCGGCTGTGATTGCCAGAGAAGTAGAGACTCTTCACCACGCTGCTCACTGACAGTGCCATCatccttctttcctttccttctaCCTTATCTGCTCACTTATCCTAATATATTCTAACTTTCATGAGCAGCTCTTTATTGCTATCTACTCTCTTGaatatctttaattaattttcttgcattttttctcttttgataagaataaaaaaaaaaaaaaggataaatgtTAGAATAATTTATAAGAAGATTTGTTTAATGTATTAAAAAACACTTAGTACTCTCTAGTACTCTATTAAATACCTTAAAAACACCTAATAGTCTAATACTTCTTGGTACTCTTTTTATATATACTTACCGACACTATTAGACAAGTTAACATGGTATAAAATATATAAGCAAGTAAGTCTCTATCTATTTAGCAACCAATTTAAAGAATAATTTgtgttattaaattttaatattatattgtaATGCCTCACAATTtagcattttatttatttaaatataaattgattATGTTTTATTGCATATTAATTCACCATTTttgttaaatattttttcttaaaactacaaaaaaaaaaaataaaacatttaatTAAGGTTGTGAAGTAATATCCAGTAATTATTTAAtagcaaaaaatattttttaaattggttgctaatagagataataactaaaat from Arachis ipaensis cultivar K30076 chromosome B02, Araip1.1, whole genome shotgun sequence harbors:
- the LOC107625787 gene encoding rubisco accumulation factor 1.2, chloroplastic, with the protein product MMALSVSSVVKSLYFSGNHSRNHGPNRNHSFKHNKQHSFSVSASLNPSPYIPRSKPPQQQQLYQPFRPPPSPLPSQFATLDTAGRIEVLANRLGTWHEYAPLISSLIQDGFTPPSIEELTGISGVEQNRLVVAAQVRESLQQSNTDPDVLSAFDTSGAEILYEIRLLSASQRSAAARYIVDNKFDGKGAQNLARAMKDFPGRRGEKGWESFDYTLPGDCLSFMYYRQSREHKNPSDQRTSALEQALKVAVTEKAKNTVLEELKGEGDTDEEKGNEVGRGVLVPVVRLKYGEVAEATSVIVLPVCKAEKGEKEVMEAPFECRSEGEFRIVRAEKAWGSWVVLPRWEPVATMGRGGVVVSFVDARILPWKVNRYYKEEPILVVADRENTEVVADDGFYLAKVDGHDGLMVQRGSALKENGVKESLGMVVLVVRPPKDDTDDQLSDEDWN